The genome window CGCCAGCGCCATAGGTCGAACAGGGGGTTGAGCTCGTCGAGGAGGAGGAACCCGGGCGGCTTGGCCTCGTCGTCCGGGGGGCGCCGGCGGCCGACCAGTCGGATGACGGCATTGGAAAACGCTCGGCCGGCCCGGTTCTCGATGCGGACCCAGCCCGCCAGGTCCGCCGAGAGCGGCTCGCGCTCCTCCACGCGATCGCCCCGCACCACGACCTGGTAGCTGGCCGACCAGGTCAGCCCCGAGGTCTCGTAGAATACTTCGAGATCCAGGGCCTGCCGTTCGTCCGGCACGTCAATCCGGGCTTCCACGGAGACCGGCCCCGCCGGCGAGGCCGATCCTGCGCCCGCATACGGCTCCGGAGCCCAGACAAGGTCCGCCCCGCCCGCCGCGGCGGACGCGCCGGCCCGGCCCCATTCCCGCACATCGACGTCCAGCCGCCTCGCCCGCACCACCAGCGTGGACAGGTCGATGCCGGCGGGAAGATCCTCCAACACCAGGGGTTGCGGGCCGCGGACCACGGACACCGTGCGGGTCTCGCGGACCAGGGCGCGCCCCTCGCCGATCGTGAGGAACACCTCGGCGCCCGAGGAGGCCGCCAGGCCCAGGAGGAGGACGGCCGCGTGCGCGTCGCGGCGGAAGAACCTATGGACGGCGGACCCCGGCATGACCGCCCCGCGCCTCACCAGCGATACCGGACCGTATAGTGAACCGACTTCTTCCCGCCCGGCTTCAGGGAGGGCCGGAATTCGACGGTCTGCGCGCCGGTCTTCGTGTACTCGGCGTCGGACTTGACGATCTCGAACTGCTCGCCGCGGTAGAGGTGCTCGACGACCCGGATTTCCACCTCGTCTGCGGAATCATTGGACAGGCGGATTTCAAAGCTCTCCTCGTATTCGCGCAGCGGCACCACCTCGGTGTAGCCGGTGCGCTCGCGCTCGCCGCCCAGCCCGCGGGCCGGGCCGAGCGAAAGGTCCACGGACGCGCCGGCCGGCAGAACCGCCAGGCGGCCCTCGATCAACCCGTCCACCGTGCCGTCCGCGCGCCGTGTATACAGCCGCACGGGGCCGGGCGGCAGGAGGAATCCAAGCCCGGCAGCCTCCGTGTTCTCGAACCCGATCCGCTGTTCCACGTCGCGATGAAACTCGGTCCCGAAGTTCCAGTCCGTGCGCCGGTTCCGCTGGAAGCGGTCGAAGCGCGCGCCGTCGTAGACGTAGAACCGCCGCACGGGGAGCTTCTCCGCCCGCGCGAGCTGCACGTAGCGGGTGCTGCCGGACGGGAGGGCGAGCGGGCGGGACACCTCCAGCGCGGACAACTGGGCCGCGGCCATGCCCGATTCGGCGCCCGGCCGTTCCGCGCCGTAGGCGTGCCGGAACGGAACGCTGATCTCGTCGCCCGGCAGCCGGGCGGACGGCACGGGGAATTCTCCGCCCAGCCCGCGGGTGGTCGTGACCAGGTGGACCCGCGCATTGTCGAAATCGCCGCCGCTCTGATTGACCAGGGCGGCCCGGAGCATCAGGACGGCCTCCGCGCCGCCCTCGTCGAGCAGCAGCTCGTAGGCCGGCGTCCACGACAGGCCCGCGGTCGTGTAGGACATGCGGAGATTGACCGGACCTTCGCCCGAACTGGAAAGACGGCAGGAAAGCTCGGGCCCGGGCGCCGCCTTCAGCACACGGACCTGCTGCAGAAGATCGGGATTCGGATACAAGCGCAGGGAACCGTCCTCGGCCTGCAGGAGCACGGACTCCTGCCCGGCCGCGCCGGGCCGCAGCCGCCCCCGCGCGGCCTCTCCGCCGACCAGGATTTCCACGGGCTGCCCCTCGTACTGCGCCAGCAGTTCCGCCAGGTCCCCCGGGACGCCCCGGAACGCCCGCTCGAGCTCCTGCAGGTCCGCGGAGCCGCCGACCGGCGCCAGCGAAAGGCTGGAGGGATCCATCCGGACCGGCACCCCGCCGAACCGCACGAGATTCTCGCCGCGCGCCAGCGTGACGGCGCGCAGATCCGACACCAGGGTCCGGCCGGTATCGTAGATGGACAGCATCACGCCGCGCGGCGCGGAAGCCTCCACCTCCGGCGTTTCACCGGCCGCCATCGCGGCGGCACTCCAGGCAAGGGTCAGGGCCCAGGCGCAAGCTTTCATATCGCTTCTCTTTTCCGCGCCCGTTCGGCGGGCGACGGGTGTTACTGTACACCGGGTTCCCAGCCCCTGTCACGCGCGGCATCCGGCGGGCGGATTTGATCTTGCCCGGGGGACCGCGCCCCCTATGCTGGACCGGAAAAAGGAACGGCATCATGGAAACGACCGAACTCGGTACCACGGGCCTGCAGGTGTCGCGGCTGGCCATGGGCACGATGACCTTCGGCAAGGAGGCCGACCGCGCCGCCTCCGCGGCCCTGTACCACCGGGCGCGCGAGGCCGGCATCAACCTGTTCGACTGCGCGGACATCTACGCGCTGGGCGAGTCCGAGCGCATCCTGGGCGAGCTGATCCGGGACGCGCGCGACGAGGTGCTGATCACCAGCAAGGTGTACTTCGCCATGGAGCCCGGGCTGAAGCGGGCCGGCCTCTCGCGGGACCACATCCTGCGCTCCGTGGAAGGCAGCCTGCAGCGCCTGAAGACGGATCACCTGGATTTCTACTTCGCGCACGCCTACGACGAGCAGGTGCCCCTGGAGGAGACCCTCGGCGCGCTGGACGACCTCGTGCGGCAGGGTAAGGTCCGCCACACCGGCGCCAGCAATTTCGCGGCGTGGCAGGTCGCCCGCGGCCTGGGCTTCTCGGAAGGCCGGGGCTGGGCGCGGTTCCAGTGCATCCAGCCGATGTACAACCTGGTCAAGCGGCAGGCCGAGGTGGAACTGTTTCCGCTGGCGCGGGCGGAGAAGCTGGGCGTGCTGACGTACAGCCCGCTCGGGGGCGGGCTGCTGACGGGCAAGTACCGGGCCCGGGCGCACGGGCACGACAGCCGGCTGGTCGCCAGCGACATCTACCGCCGGCGCTACGGGCCCGACTGGATGCACGAGGCGGCCGGACGGTTCACCGAGCTGGCGCGCGAACAT of Kiritimatiellia bacterium contains these proteins:
- a CDS encoding aldo/keto reductase, which produces METTELGTTGLQVSRLAMGTMTFGKEADRAASAALYHRAREAGINLFDCADIYALGESERILGELIRDARDEVLITSKVYFAMEPGLKRAGLSRDHILRSVEGSLQRLKTDHLDFYFAHAYDEQVPLEETLGALDDLVRQGKVRHTGASNFAAWQVARGLGFSEGRGWARFQCIQPMYNLVKRQAEVELFPLARAEKLGVLTYSPLGGGLLTGKYRARAHGHDSRLVASDIYRRRYGPDWMHEAAGRFTELAREHGAHPVSLAVAWAGAHPAVTAPIIGARNLEQLEPALKSVEIRMTPELYRAIGRLTPAPPPATDRSESVEA
- a CDS encoding DUF4139 domain-containing protein yields the protein MKACAWALTLAWSAAAMAAGETPEVEASAPRGVMLSIYDTGRTLVSDLRAVTLARGENLVRFGGVPVRMDPSSLSLAPVGGSADLQELERAFRGVPGDLAELLAQYEGQPVEILVGGEAARGRLRPGAAGQESVLLQAEDGSLRLYPNPDLLQQVRVLKAAPGPELSCRLSSSGEGPVNLRMSYTTAGLSWTPAYELLLDEGGAEAVLMLRAALVNQSGGDFDNARVHLVTTTRGLGGEFPVPSARLPGDEISVPFRHAYGAERPGAESGMAAAQLSALEVSRPLALPSGSTRYVQLARAEKLPVRRFYVYDGARFDRFQRNRRTDWNFGTEFHRDVEQRIGFENTEAAGLGFLLPPGPVRLYTRRADGTVDGLIEGRLAVLPAGASVDLSLGPARGLGGERERTGYTEVVPLREYEESFEIRLSNDSADEVEIRVVEHLYRGEQFEIVKSDAEYTKTGAQTVEFRPSLKPGGKKSVHYTVRYRW